Proteins encoded together in one Candidatus Sulfotelmatobacter sp. window:
- the alaS gene encoding alanine--tRNA ligase: MLTGSEIRRTFLDFFVQKGHKEVHSSSLVPANDPTLLFTNAGMNQFKEVFLGLEKRDYARATTSQKCVRAGGKHNDLENVGFTNRHHTFFEMLGNFSFGDYFKKDAIAYAWELITSPQWFGIAKDKLYVTIFEGAPGIERDAEAYDLWAAQGVPKSRIFEMGLKDNFWQMGDTGPCGPCSEIYCDMGAASSDQSHPDCAFPCDCGRYVEIWNLVFMQFDRDAAGKLNPLPKPSIDTGMGLERTAAVLQGVVSNYDTDLFTPLIDAARKVTGGQGTAAKGGAADIESASSLRVIADHSRAATFLISDGVLPSNEGRGYVLRKIIRRAITHGRLLGQTQPFLYKMVFAVRDLMADAYPELKESADRVSKTVLGEETRFAHTLDIGLKKLEEDIREIFDSWEAARKTGFSGEGAEDAAFRPVYEGEKAFKLYDTFGMPLDFMQDAARDQGIAFDQAGFDRAMAEQKSRARASWKGAAKQAANPAYQKLPKSEFDGYRQTRSEGCTVLALMHGGRGVLDLKPGEEGEVILDHTPFYAEAGGQVGDRGWLYADDHNTVIAEVKGCYYPIQGVRAHQVVVKPAPFENREGWGLRLGDKVDAVIDTGTREATMRNHTATHLLQAGLREVLGKHVKQAGSLVAPDHLRFDFSHFTGVADEELQDIEDIINKEVLRNTKIDVIENVPIDVAINEYHAMALFGEKYGDRVRVIKIGDFSTELCGGTHTGQTGEIGLIKVLKEGSVSSGVRRVEAVTGEGSLQHFREDHQLEHVVSAFVSPTLSQRTRKDGAPSSDFESTTASSAKNAEGWGNQISLSEALKVEIEKKDSEIKRLTRELDSVRMKSASSSTANIGDKIKEVNGVKVLAHRVDNLERAQLRTLVDQLRDKIGSGVVILGSASNGDVALIVGVTKDLTSRVQAGKVIGPVAQKVGGKGGGRPDLAEAGGKDPAALDAALDGAYGVVEEMLA; encoded by the coding sequence ATGCTGACTGGGTCTGAAATCCGCCGCACATTTCTGGACTTCTTTGTGCAGAAGGGGCACAAGGAAGTGCATTCATCGTCGCTGGTTCCGGCGAACGATCCTACACTGCTGTTTACTAACGCGGGGATGAACCAGTTCAAGGAGGTGTTTCTCGGGCTCGAGAAACGCGACTACGCGCGGGCTACGACGTCGCAGAAGTGTGTGCGCGCCGGGGGCAAGCACAACGATCTGGAGAATGTGGGCTTCACCAATCGGCATCACACCTTTTTCGAGATGCTGGGAAATTTTTCCTTCGGCGATTATTTCAAGAAAGATGCCATCGCGTACGCGTGGGAGCTGATTACTTCGCCGCAGTGGTTTGGCATTGCGAAGGATAAGCTGTACGTCACTATTTTTGAAGGCGCTCCGGGGATTGAGCGCGACGCCGAAGCTTACGACTTATGGGCAGCGCAGGGTGTGCCCAAAAGCCGCATCTTTGAGATGGGTCTGAAAGATAACTTCTGGCAGATGGGCGACACCGGGCCTTGCGGGCCGTGCAGCGAGATATATTGCGACATGGGAGCGGCCTCGTCGGATCAGAGTCATCCCGATTGCGCATTTCCCTGCGACTGCGGACGGTATGTAGAGATTTGGAATCTGGTGTTCATGCAGTTTGACCGCGATGCGGCTGGCAAGTTGAATCCTCTGCCGAAGCCTTCGATTGATACCGGGATGGGGCTGGAGCGGACGGCGGCAGTGCTACAGGGCGTGGTTTCGAATTACGATACGGATTTGTTTACGCCGCTGATTGATGCGGCTCGCAAAGTCACAGGTGGACAGGGGACGGCCGCAAAGGGTGGAGCAGCGGACATTGAAAGCGCGTCGTCCCTTCGGGTCATCGCCGACCACTCACGGGCGGCGACTTTTCTGATTTCCGACGGAGTCCTTCCCTCCAACGAAGGGCGTGGTTACGTGCTGCGGAAGATCATTCGGCGGGCGATCACGCATGGGCGGTTGCTCGGTCAGACTCAGCCGTTTCTGTACAAGATGGTTTTCGCAGTGCGTGATTTGATGGCTGACGCGTACCCAGAGCTGAAGGAAAGTGCGGATCGAGTCTCGAAGACGGTGCTGGGCGAGGAGACGCGCTTTGCCCACACGTTAGACATTGGCTTGAAAAAGTTGGAAGAGGATATACGCGAAATTTTCGACAGTTGGGAAGCGGCCAGGAAGACCGGGTTTTCGGGGGAGGGCGCCGAGGATGCGGCTTTTCGGCCGGTATATGAGGGCGAGAAGGCGTTCAAGCTCTACGACACCTTCGGGATGCCGCTCGACTTCATGCAGGATGCGGCGCGAGACCAGGGCATCGCGTTTGATCAGGCCGGATTCGATCGGGCGATGGCCGAGCAGAAATCGCGGGCGCGGGCGTCCTGGAAAGGGGCAGCCAAGCAGGCTGCGAATCCGGCCTACCAGAAACTTCCGAAATCTGAATTCGACGGCTACCGGCAGACTCGCTCGGAAGGTTGCACGGTGCTCGCGCTGATGCATGGCGGGCGAGGAGTGCTCGATCTCAAGCCCGGCGAAGAAGGAGAAGTCATTCTCGATCACACGCCCTTCTACGCCGAAGCCGGCGGGCAAGTCGGCGACCGGGGCTGGCTTTACGCCGACGATCATAACACCGTCATCGCCGAGGTGAAGGGATGTTACTACCCGATTCAAGGCGTGCGCGCGCATCAGGTAGTGGTGAAGCCGGCTCCGTTCGAGAATCGCGAGGGGTGGGGCCTTCGCCTGGGCGACAAGGTGGATGCCGTGATTGACACGGGCACTCGCGAAGCGACCATGCGGAATCATACGGCTACGCATCTTCTACAAGCGGGCTTGCGCGAAGTGCTGGGGAAGCATGTGAAGCAGGCGGGATCGCTGGTAGCCCCGGATCATTTGCGCTTTGATTTTTCGCATTTCACCGGCGTGGCCGACGAAGAGTTGCAGGACATAGAAGACATCATTAATAAGGAAGTGCTGCGCAACACGAAGATCGACGTGATCGAGAATGTTCCCATCGATGTGGCGATCAATGAATATCACGCGATGGCATTGTTCGGCGAGAAGTATGGAGACCGGGTTCGCGTCATTAAGATCGGAGATTTTTCAACCGAACTGTGCGGCGGCACGCACACTGGGCAGACCGGCGAGATTGGGCTGATCAAGGTTTTGAAGGAAGGCAGCGTGTCGTCGGGTGTGCGGCGCGTCGAGGCGGTTACGGGCGAGGGGTCGCTCCAGCATTTCCGTGAAGATCATCAGCTCGAACACGTTGTGTCGGCGTTCGTCTCTCCCACCCTTTCGCAAAGAACGCGAAAGGATGGTGCACCCTCTTCGGATTTTGAGTCAACGACCGCGTCCTCCGCAAAAAACGCGGAAGGGTGGGGCAACCAGATATCCCTTTCCGAAGCGCTGAAAGTGGAGATCGAGAAGAAAGACTCGGAGATCAAGCGGCTTACGCGGGAGCTTGATTCGGTGCGGATGAAGTCGGCTTCATCTTCTACGGCGAATATTGGCGACAAGATTAAGGAAGTGAACGGAGTGAAGGTGCTGGCGCATCGCGTCGATAATCTGGAGCGCGCGCAGTTGCGGACGCTGGTCGATCAACTTCGCGACAAGATCGGATCGGGCGTGGTGATTCTGGGGTCGGCGTCGAACGGGGACGTGGCCTTGATCGTGGGTGTCACCAAAGATTTGACCTCGCGGGTGCAGGCGGGGAAAGTAATCGGACCGGTGGCGCAGAAAGTTGGCGGCAAGGGCGGCGGGCGTCCGGACCTGGCGGAAGCAGGCGGAAAAGACCCCGCAGCGCTGGATGCCGCGCTGGACGGGGCTTATGGGGTGGTCGAGGAAATGCTGGCATGA
- a CDS encoding Rieske 2Fe-2S domain-containing protein encodes MPDLALPQRQSPDALMLTGFWYRALPADHVHRNRLYKAMLLEIPLVIGRDRLGQPFALRDACPHRGMPLHCGRFDGENLECGYHGWQFDVHDGQCELIPSLTADQNLKVDRIYAGNYACEEQDNFVWVFIPDSHPPGAGFGPHLEPPDEAPQIEKFSDKYKLACLQAEMPVSIDHGIIGLMDPAHGPFVHQAWWWRSQHSIHEKKKLFEPIPNGFRMSAHTPSSNSAPYKLLRLYADADSITTTIDFVLPNLRTETIRAGKYWFSSLTTVTPINRNHCRIDVVAAWNLFRWVPFVTDVLKFVFAKFVEQDRRTMELQAEGLKHNPHLMLIDDADRPAKWYFQLKAAHLEAKRTGTEMKHPMPGPVTLRWRS; translated from the coding sequence ATGCCCGACCTCGCTCTCCCGCAACGACAGTCTCCCGACGCACTCATGCTGACGGGCTTCTGGTATCGCGCCCTTCCCGCCGATCACGTTCACCGCAATCGGCTATACAAGGCGATGCTGCTCGAAATTCCCCTCGTCATCGGCCGCGACCGCCTGGGACAGCCCTTCGCCTTACGCGATGCCTGCCCGCACCGTGGCATGCCGCTTCACTGCGGCCGCTTCGACGGAGAAAATCTAGAATGCGGCTATCACGGATGGCAGTTCGACGTTCACGACGGCCAGTGCGAGCTCATCCCATCGCTGACGGCCGATCAGAATCTGAAAGTCGATCGCATTTATGCCGGCAACTATGCGTGCGAAGAACAAGATAATTTTGTTTGGGTTTTCATCCCAGATTCGCACCCCCCCGGCGCAGGATTTGGTCCGCATCTCGAGCCCCCGGACGAAGCTCCCCAAATCGAAAAATTCTCCGACAAATACAAACTAGCCTGTCTGCAAGCCGAAATGCCCGTCAGCATCGACCACGGCATCATCGGACTCATGGACCCGGCGCACGGACCTTTCGTTCATCAGGCCTGGTGGTGGCGCTCGCAGCACAGCATTCACGAGAAGAAAAAACTTTTCGAACCCATCCCAAATGGATTTCGCATGAGCGCGCACACGCCCAGCTCGAACTCCGCACCGTACAAGCTGCTGCGCCTCTATGCCGACGCCGATTCCATCACCACCACGATCGATTTCGTTCTTCCCAACCTTCGCACCGAAACCATTCGCGCCGGAAAATACTGGTTCTCATCCCTCACCACCGTGACGCCCATCAACCGCAATCATTGCCGCATTGATGTAGTCGCTGCCTGGAATTTATTTCGCTGGGTCCCGTTTGTTACCGATGTGCTGAAGTTTGTCTTCGCAAAATTCGTCGAGCAGGACCGTCGCACCATGGAACTCCAGGCCGAAGGCCTGAAACACAATCCGCACCTGATGCTGATCGACGACGCTGATCGCCCCGCCAAATGGTATTTCCAACTGAAAGCCGCGCACCTCGAAGCCAAGCGCACCGGCACAGAAATGAAGCATCCGATGCCGGGCCCGGTCACGTTGAGGTGGAGAAGCTAA
- a CDS encoding MFS transporter, giving the protein MEFIGHFRRLTPVQRNTFIACFLGWSLDAFDFFILILCVNALATQFQTKVSAITEAIFWTLAMRPVGAFLFGLMADRFGRRITLMIDIIAYSVFELASAFAPTLKVFLVMRAFFGIAMGGEWGVGAALTFETLPAEGRGFFSGVLQEGYVVGYLLAALAYRTLFPVVGWRGMFVVGALPAFLVIYIRTKVEESPAWLQGRGAAGSKDQTNKNIFGYLGTFAFLIVLMFAFNSFSHGTQDLYPTFLERNMKFTPQVTGLIVIIYNVGALLGGILFGTWSEYIGRRKAIVIAALLAIPVIPLWAYSHTAPMLALGGFLMQFMVQGAWGVIPAHLNELSPPAVRGTLPGFAYQIGNLLSSRNSVIQAKLAESRYGGKFPPVLAWTVLLIASVVAIVAGIGTERRGADLSETSRRGKTIF; this is encoded by the coding sequence ATGGAATTCATTGGGCACTTTCGCCGATTGACTCCGGTGCAGCGCAATACGTTTATTGCCTGTTTTCTCGGGTGGTCGCTCGATGCGTTTGATTTTTTCATTCTCATTCTTTGCGTGAACGCGCTGGCCACCCAGTTCCAGACCAAAGTTTCGGCGATCACGGAAGCTATTTTCTGGACGCTGGCGATGCGGCCAGTAGGCGCGTTTCTCTTTGGATTGATGGCCGACCGATTCGGCCGGCGCATCACCTTGATGATCGACATCATCGCCTATTCTGTCTTCGAATTGGCTTCCGCGTTTGCGCCGACGTTGAAAGTGTTTCTAGTCATGCGCGCATTTTTTGGAATCGCCATGGGCGGCGAATGGGGAGTCGGCGCTGCGTTGACATTCGAGACTCTGCCGGCGGAAGGACGTGGATTTTTCTCCGGTGTATTGCAGGAAGGGTACGTCGTGGGCTATCTGCTAGCCGCGTTAGCTTATCGAACTCTCTTCCCGGTGGTGGGCTGGCGTGGCATGTTCGTGGTGGGAGCGCTGCCCGCGTTTCTGGTTATTTATATTCGCACCAAGGTGGAGGAGTCGCCGGCATGGCTGCAAGGGCGCGGCGCGGCGGGGTCGAAAGATCAGACGAATAAGAACATTTTCGGGTATCTCGGAACGTTTGCTTTCCTCATCGTGCTGATGTTCGCGTTCAATTCCTTCAGTCACGGCACGCAGGATCTTTATCCGACCTTTCTAGAAAGAAATATGAAGTTCACACCCCAGGTGACAGGCCTGATCGTAATCATCTACAACGTGGGAGCGCTGCTGGGCGGAATTTTGTTTGGAACGTGGTCGGAATACATTGGCCGGCGCAAGGCCATCGTGATCGCAGCCTTGCTGGCGATTCCGGTAATCCCGCTATGGGCATATTCGCATACTGCGCCGATGCTGGCGTTGGGTGGATTTCTGATGCAGTTTATGGTGCAGGGAGCATGGGGAGTAATTCCGGCACATTTGAACGAACTTTCGCCTCCGGCGGTGCGGGGCACGCTGCCGGGATTCGCGTATCAGATTGGCAATCTGCTTTCTTCGCGCAATTCCGTAATTCAAGCAAAGCTGGCGGAGAGCCGTTACGGGGGAAAATTTCCGCCCGTTCTGGCTTGGACGGTGCTGCTCATTGCCAGCGTGGTTGCGATTGTTGCAGGCATTGGAACAGAACGGCGAGGTGCGGATTTATCGGAGACGAGTCGGCGGGGTAAAACGATTTTCTAA
- a CDS encoding RNA chaperone Hfq codes for MKEIMEPVQAEESSEKENFANRKLIRPTLPRAENYNSYNSAAMPAQERRERPELPERGERMDRVDRGDRSERADRSERGDRSMGPGGGKKPAPPDQTNAENFYYQKQMQSRTPMVIVLQDGEEVRGIIEWYDRNCIKVNRDNGDANLMIYKPAIKYMFKEGENQR; via the coding sequence ATGAAAGAAATTATGGAACCCGTACAGGCCGAAGAATCCTCTGAGAAGGAAAATTTCGCGAACCGCAAGCTGATTCGGCCCACGCTGCCGCGCGCAGAGAATTACAATAGCTATAACTCGGCTGCCATGCCGGCGCAGGAAAGACGCGAGCGCCCGGAGCTGCCCGAGCGCGGAGAGCGCATGGATCGAGTAGATCGTGGGGATCGTAGTGAGCGAGCCGACCGCAGCGAACGCGGCGATCGTTCAATGGGCCCGGGCGGGGGCAAGAAGCCGGCGCCTCCCGACCAGACCAATGCGGAGAATTTCTATTATCAGAAGCAGATGCAGTCGCGGACTCCGATGGTGATCGTGCTGCAAGATGGCGAAGAAGTACGCGGCATTATCGAATGGTACGATCGGAATTGCATCAAAGTGAACCGCGATAATGGCGATGCGAATCTGATGATCTACAAGCCGGCAATCAAATACATGTTTAAAGAAGGCGAGAACCAGCGCTAG
- a CDS encoding beta-L-arabinofuranosidase domain-containing protein, producing MPLSRRRFLQSAALASTASLLPGLRQSALAFPSYGASLSGASSSIRSTPLDEFSYGDVVLHSELHEEQLKQTLSVLMELNDDALLKPFRAMAGQSAPGEDLGGWYRYDPDNDQRKFDSGFAPGSTFGQWVSALSRMYAITGSQAAREKVLRLNRLYAQTIDGQFYEKTRFPAYTYDKLVCGLMDSHKFAGDPDAFKILEKSSDTALPHLPGKAIEHGQVWRPGKDESFTWDESYTMPENLFLAYQRGAGERYRKLGVQYLNDTFFDRLAAGKNDLAGRHAYSHVNALSSAMQAYLTTASEKHLQAAKNGFAIVAAQSFATGGWGPDEQLRATGSSDIYDSLTKTHNSFETPCGSYAHFKVTRYLLRVTGDSSYGDSMERVMYNTVLGAKPLHADGTAYYYSDYNFKGRKVYSDHRWPCCSGTLPQVVADYRINTYFRDPRGVYVNLYIPSTLRWMRDGAQLELTQESEYPYDSHVQFKVKTSKAAEFAVNLRIPAWAEGASFAVNGKREAAQAGSFAQVQRSWKNGDRIDLELPMTTRLEAIDAQHPDTVAVMVGPLVLFGDQVRGLTRANLLAAKRMAPGIWHVSPDGNIVMKMLSWTLIEDQSYTTYFRVT from the coding sequence ATGCCTCTCTCCCGTAGACGCTTTCTGCAATCGGCTGCGTTGGCATCAACCGCGAGCTTGCTTCCTGGCTTACGGCAGTCGGCCTTAGCTTTTCCCTCTTACGGAGCATCCCTTTCCGGAGCGTCCTCTTCCATTCGTTCGACCCCGCTGGACGAGTTCAGCTACGGCGACGTTGTTCTTCACAGCGAGCTGCATGAGGAACAACTGAAGCAGACTTTATCCGTGCTGATGGAGCTAAATGACGATGCGCTGTTGAAACCGTTTCGCGCGATGGCTGGACAATCGGCTCCGGGCGAGGATTTGGGCGGATGGTACCGCTACGATCCTGACAACGATCAACGCAAGTTCGACTCGGGGTTCGCGCCGGGATCGACGTTTGGACAGTGGGTATCGGCGCTGTCGCGGATGTATGCCATCACCGGATCGCAGGCGGCGCGGGAGAAAGTGTTGCGGCTGAACCGGCTTTACGCGCAGACCATCGACGGACAGTTTTACGAGAAGACCCGCTTCCCTGCTTATACCTACGACAAGCTGGTGTGTGGGCTGATGGATTCGCATAAGTTTGCCGGGGATCCGGATGCATTCAAGATTCTGGAAAAAAGCAGCGACACGGCGCTGCCGCATCTTCCCGGCAAGGCGATTGAGCATGGACAGGTCTGGCGACCGGGCAAAGACGAGTCGTTTACCTGGGACGAGTCGTACACGATGCCGGAGAATCTTTTTCTGGCGTACCAGCGCGGCGCGGGAGAACGGTATCGCAAGCTGGGCGTGCAGTATTTGAATGACACATTTTTCGACCGCCTGGCGGCGGGAAAAAATGACTTGGCAGGGCGGCATGCCTATAGCCACGTGAATGCGCTCAGTTCGGCGATGCAAGCCTATCTGACGACAGCGAGCGAGAAGCATCTGCAGGCGGCGAAGAATGGTTTCGCTATCGTCGCAGCGCAGAGTTTCGCGACCGGCGGTTGGGGGCCGGATGAGCAACTGCGTGCCACTGGCAGCTCCGACATTTACGACAGCCTTACGAAGACTCACAACAGCTTTGAAACGCCTTGCGGATCGTACGCCCACTTCAAGGTTACGCGCTATCTGCTGCGCGTGACGGGCGACTCGAGCTATGGCGATAGCATGGAGCGCGTGATGTACAACACCGTGCTCGGCGCGAAGCCGCTCCACGCCGACGGGACCGCCTACTATTATTCAGACTACAACTTCAAGGGGCGCAAGGTTTATTCGGATCATCGCTGGCCATGCTGCTCGGGGACGCTTCCGCAGGTGGTTGCCGATTATCGGATCAATACTTACTTTCGCGATCCGCGCGGAGTGTATGTGAATCTCTACATTCCTTCGACGCTGCGCTGGATGCGGGACGGGGCGCAGCTCGAATTGACGCAGGAGAGCGAGTATCCGTATGACTCGCACGTGCAGTTTAAAGTGAAGACGTCGAAGGCTGCGGAGTTTGCCGTGAATTTGCGGATTCCAGCGTGGGCAGAGGGAGCGTCGTTCGCCGTGAACGGCAAGCGGGAGGCCGCGCAGGCTGGGAGTTTCGCGCAGGTACAGCGCTCGTGGAAGAATGGCGACCGCATTGATCTCGAGCTTCCAATGACGACGCGGCTGGAAGCGATTGATGCGCAACATCCCGACACGGTCGCCGTGATGGTGGGGCCGCTGGTGCTGTTTGGGGATCAAGTTCGCGGGCTGACGCGAGCGAATCTCTTAGCTGCGAAGCGCATGGCGCCCGGGATATGGCATGTGTCGCCAGATGGCAATATCGTGATGAAGATGCTGTCTTGGACGTTGATCGAGGATCAGTCATATACGACGTATTTTCGAGTCACGTAG
- a CDS encoding FlgO family outer membrane protein, with product MAAPNQTAPCQCYCFGDFLLDTGARSLTSRNETIPLTLKEFDTLVVLVESAGQAVEKEFLISRVWPDSFVGDGSLAKNISILRKHIGAEAIQTVPKHGYRFAAPVSLASTPVRIPENRIVEPKDTDLRLIAPPPSLARSRRAWLVGAGVVCIVLLLAAPAVLRWHLWSAELANQNPARVAVLPFRNLSAASGNDYFSDGIAEELITALGQIDGERLRVLANGSSGEYKATNKSLLRVAKELNVQFLLQGTVALQNKQVDVNVHLVRAADQSVMWAAKYSRPIAELPRIQTEITESIAREVEARLLPDAVSSRQRQTLDPLAYDAYLHGRMDLEHKNPAASQKALEEFRQVTVLDSKYAPAYAGIAETYINLAGNTPTQAAYAYAKEAALTAIRLDEHLAEAHRDLAWILDNNESDRPGARREYQRALQLNPSDARSHHWFAQYLVAQQQPQEALREAKTGLDLDPISLSSNYNYAFMLIEAGQYDAAIAHLEHLRLREPENEVVYGYLGIAYDRKHLEEKSAESFQRAADLSGLHKQYEANVARSLALAGKTANARAIVSRLQGEMDRGIWMPAVNLSLAYFALGDQPRGFSLLRKALQEHSCTAIELDYEPMFVAQKSDPRLVALRDQFHLRGPFESAPDSSTGHAESR from the coding sequence ATGGCCGCCCCGAACCAAACCGCTCCTTGCCAGTGCTATTGCTTTGGCGATTTTCTGCTCGACACGGGAGCGCGGTCGCTAACATCGCGGAATGAGACTATCCCGCTGACGCTGAAGGAGTTCGACACGCTAGTCGTCCTGGTCGAGTCGGCTGGGCAGGCGGTCGAAAAGGAATTCTTGATCAGCCGGGTGTGGCCGGACAGCTTTGTCGGCGATGGCAGCCTCGCCAAGAATATTTCTATCTTGCGAAAGCACATTGGGGCCGAAGCGATCCAGACGGTGCCGAAACATGGCTACCGTTTCGCCGCGCCGGTTTCACTGGCTTCGACGCCTGTCAGAATTCCGGAGAATCGGATTGTCGAGCCCAAGGATACGGACCTGCGCCTGATCGCGCCGCCGCCGAGCTTGGCTCGTTCCCGCCGCGCCTGGCTGGTCGGAGCGGGCGTCGTGTGCATAGTTCTGCTTCTTGCGGCACCCGCTGTCTTGCGTTGGCACCTTTGGTCCGCCGAACTCGCGAACCAAAACCCGGCCCGGGTCGCGGTGCTGCCGTTTCGCAACCTCTCTGCCGCATCCGGCAATGACTACTTTTCCGACGGCATCGCGGAAGAGCTAATCACCGCCTTGGGCCAGATTGATGGGGAACGCCTGCGGGTTTTGGCCAACGGGAGTTCGGGCGAATACAAGGCGACGAACAAGAGCCTTTTGCGGGTTGCCAAGGAATTGAATGTTCAATTTCTGCTCCAGGGCACGGTCGCGCTGCAGAATAAACAGGTGGACGTCAACGTTCATTTGGTGAGAGCTGCAGACCAAAGCGTGATGTGGGCAGCGAAGTATTCGCGGCCAATCGCGGAGCTTCCCCGCATTCAGACCGAAATTACGGAGTCGATAGCCCGCGAAGTAGAAGCGCGCCTCCTCCCGGATGCCGTCTCATCGCGGCAGCGCCAGACTCTTGACCCCCTTGCCTACGATGCCTACCTTCATGGCCGAATGGACTTGGAGCACAAGAATCCGGCAGCGTCGCAGAAGGCGTTGGAAGAGTTTCGACAGGTAACCGTTCTTGACTCGAAATACGCGCCCGCTTACGCTGGCATTGCCGAGACATACATAAATCTGGCGGGCAATACGCCCACTCAGGCCGCCTATGCCTACGCCAAAGAGGCTGCGCTTACCGCCATTCGGCTAGACGAACACCTGGCCGAAGCGCATCGTGATCTTGCGTGGATTCTGGACAACAATGAATCCGATAGGCCGGGCGCAAGGCGGGAATACCAGCGCGCACTTCAACTCAACCCTAGCGACGCGCGTTCTCACCATTGGTTTGCCCAGTACCTAGTGGCGCAGCAACAGCCGCAGGAGGCTTTGCGCGAGGCGAAGACCGGGCTCGATTTGGACCCAATTTCCTTGTCATCGAATTACAACTACGCCTTCATGCTGATCGAGGCGGGTCAGTACGACGCCGCGATTGCGCACCTTGAGCATCTGCGGCTGCGCGAACCGGAGAACGAAGTGGTCTATGGGTATCTGGGAATCGCTTATGATCGGAAACACTTGGAAGAAAAATCGGCGGAGTCCTTTCAGCGCGCCGCCGATTTGAGCGGACTTCACAAGCAGTATGAGGCGAACGTCGCCAGAAGTCTGGCGCTTGCCGGCAAAACCGCAAACGCTAGGGCAATCGTATCGAGGCTGCAAGGAGAGATGGACAGAGGAATCTGGATGCCGGCGGTCAATCTCTCGCTCGCATATTTTGCGCTCGGAGACCAGCCGCGGGGATTTTCGTTGTTGCGAAAGGCTCTTCAAGAGCACTCGTGCACGGCCATCGAACTCGACTACGAGCCCATGTTTGTAGCTCAGAAAAGCGATCCCCGGTTAGTTGCCCTTCGCGATCAATTTCACTTGAGAGGCCCATTTGAAAGCGCGCCCGACTCCTCAACAGGGCATGCAGAATCTCGCTAA
- a CDS encoding HU family DNA-binding protein has protein sequence MIKLDIINEVVAKTGITKTKAELAVETVFESMKKALAGGNRIELRGFGVFNVRPRKTGIGRNPRTGAEVSIPPGRAVRFKPGKELQSID, from the coding sequence GTGATTAAGCTCGATATTATTAACGAAGTGGTGGCCAAGACGGGCATTACCAAGACCAAGGCCGAGCTGGCCGTGGAGACGGTCTTTGAAAGTATGAAGAAGGCTCTGGCCGGCGGCAATCGCATTGAGCTGCGGGGATTTGGCGTGTTCAATGTGCGTCCGCGCAAGACTGGCATCGGGCGCAATCCACGCACGGGCGCTGAAGTTTCGATTCCACCTGGAAGGGCTGTGCGCTTCAAGCCGGGGAAAGAATTGCAGTCGATCGACTGA
- a CDS encoding site-2 protease family protein — MSDLNSPLSSESQSSSSTLEYYHALPKPAGKPPRERYWLHALLFLGTVFTTLVVGARMEFNFLHNLPPFAAADEWLPFFPLGWIVAQPSRLLLGVPFSGTLLLILFTHEMGHYLFCRYYGVRATLPFFIPAPTLIGTLGAVIRIKSPIRTRAALFDIGIAGPIAGFVVAVAALGVALNLSKPLPHGIGPSDLRLGFPAIFYFMHDLLRSVVPGHAIAELPLSRVYLHPVAVAAWVGMFATALNLLPSSQLDGGHIVYALAPRAHRIISWMTVIALVFLGRANMSWRVWAGLLIVMNVMTYRQQQAPEYPLLPVSRWPLAVLAIIMLALTFTISPFQMAWR; from the coding sequence ATGTCGGACCTGAATTCGCCGCTTTCGTCAGAGTCGCAATCATCGTCGAGCACGCTTGAGTACTATCACGCGCTACCGAAACCTGCTGGCAAGCCGCCGCGGGAGCGCTATTGGCTGCATGCGTTGCTTTTTCTGGGCACCGTTTTCACGACTCTGGTAGTGGGCGCGCGGATGGAGTTCAACTTTCTGCATAATTTGCCGCCGTTTGCCGCCGCTGACGAATGGCTTCCCTTCTTCCCTTTGGGATGGATCGTGGCGCAACCGTCGCGGCTGCTGCTGGGCGTTCCGTTTTCGGGGACGCTGTTGCTTATCCTGTTCACGCATGAGATGGGGCACTATCTATTCTGTCGCTACTACGGAGTGCGGGCGACGCTTCCCTTTTTTATCCCAGCGCCTACGCTGATCGGGACGCTGGGCGCAGTGATTCGGATCAAGTCGCCGATCCGGACCCGCGCCGCGCTGTTTGATATCGGCATCGCAGGGCCGATCGCGGGATTTGTCGTGGCCGTCGCGGCGCTGGGGGTGGCGCTGAATCTTTCGAAGCCGCTTCCGCATGGCATTGGACCTTCGGATTTGCGATTGGGATTTCCGGCGATTTTCTATTTCATGCATGATCTGCTGCGCAGCGTTGTTCCGGGCCACGCCATTGCGGAGTTGCCTTTGAGCCGGGTCTACCTGCACCCAGTGGCTGTTGCCGCCTGGGTGGGGATGTTTGCGACTGCGTTGAACCTGCTGCCCAGCAGCCAGTTAGATGGCGGGCACATCGTTTATGCGCTGGCGCCGCGAGCGCATCGTATTATTTCGTGGATGACGGTCATCGCCCTGGTCTTTCTGGGCCGCGCGAATATGAGTTGGCGAGTCTGGGCCGGGCTGCTCATTGTGATGAATGTGATGACCTACCGTCAGCAACAGGCACCCGAGTATCCGCTGCTTCCCGTCAGCCGGTGGCCGCTAGCCGTGCTGGCGATCATCATGCTAGCGTTGACATTCACTATCTCGCCGTTTCAGATGGCCTGGCGATAG